Below is a window of Impatiens glandulifera chromosome 2, dImpGla2.1, whole genome shotgun sequence DNA.
GGACTGATGGGAAAGACGATGTAATGGAGGacaatgagaaggtggaggatgaaaaAAAAGAGGACgttgagaaggtggaggacgcACAGAAGGTGGAGACCATTGAGAAGGGGGATGATGATGAAAAGATGGATGAGGATAAGGTGGAGAACGATGAGAAGGTCGATgatgaagagaaggtggaggatgaaagAAAAGACAACGATGAGAAGgtagatgatgatgagaaggtggaggatgcgAAGGTGGAGGACGTAAAGATAGAAGTTGAGGTTAAATTGGAGGACGGTGAGAAGCTGGATGGTGTGGCTAGGGTGGATGATGTGGAGGTTGATCTGAAACTGAAAGATTtgaaagtgaaggtgaaggatgagaAGAATGTGGGGGATGTGAAGGCaaatgatgacaatgatgacAATGACGATTTCCAGTTATACAATACTCCTCCTAAAGGAAATTATGGGAGGAGAGTGAGGAAGCCGAAAAAAGATGACTCGTACACCAACCCTTCCTTGTCAAAAATGCCCAAGACAAAGGATCCTATGAAAGTGAAtcaccttcaaaaatttgatgatgagctacTTCATAAAGTAAAGGCGTGGTTGGATGATCGAAAAACCGATAATTCGACAACGGATTTACATACggttcaagcaaagaaggaagTGTTGGTTAGAGTTGTAACAAGGCTTACATGGATTGAAGACGAGGTAAGTCGttcaaatcaattcattaatcttcgtttcgcaaagtactcttcgtttcgcaaagtactcttcgtttcgcaaagtactcttcgtttcgcaaagtactcttcgtttcgcaaagtactcttcgtttcgcaaagtactcttcgtttcgcaaagtactcttcgtttcgcaaagtacttacttagtcaatgttgtttgatatGTACTCAATGTATGTTGTATGCTCCCATTGTGCAGGAAATCGATGCATTCTGCCATCTTCTGCGGAAAAGGATTTCCTGctatcccaagacatataaaaatACACATGCGGCAATTGGGGATTGCGTATTGTCGGATAGAATCAGGCGACTGCACAGGGATTTTATTAAGGATCCTGCCAAATTTCCAGTCGACGAATTCAAAGACTATTATATGGGCGCACCACATAGATATATGCCAGAGTGGTCAACAATTGACGACGTCTACATGCCAGTGAACATTAACCAGAAACACTGGATTTTATGTGTAGCACGTCTTCAAAAGTACCGCATTGACGTGTACGACTGTGACGCCTATCTTTATAAGAATCTGGATCCTTATTTGAAACCCTTCTGCGACATGATTCCATATATATTCGCCAAAACAATCACTCCCGGTGAGAGGGTAAGGTATCCTAATTTCAACTTCGAAGGCCCCCTCCAACCAATGACATACAAACGGTTTCCACACCCCAAAGTGAAAACCGCTGCTGCTAAGGTTGGAGAAGTCCCGCGGGCAACAGAGAGCGGGGACTGTGGGGTCTTCACGCTAATGTACATGGAACACTTGACCGCTAATCAACCCGTGCATAATGTGACCTCAGAAAATATGGGATTTTTTAGGCAGAAGATGGCTGTCCGGTTATTCCATCAGATTATGGaaccttaaacattattatttgtaaattggataacttattttgatgtattgtaaaccTTGATGAATATGTTGGAAGTTGGATTatgtattgtaaattattttgtgtaaattgatgtattgtaaattcgcaaagtactcttcgtttcgcaaagtactcttcgtttcgctaagtccATCCCGTTT
It encodes the following:
- the LOC124924555 gene encoding uncharacterized protein LOC124924555, giving the protein MQETVGDDEKVNDGTDGKDDVMEDNEKVEDEKKEDVEKVEDAQKVETIEKGDDDEKMDEDKVENDEKVDDEEKVEDERKDNDEKVDDDEKVEDAKVEDVKIEVEVKLEDGEKLDGVARVDDVEVDLKLKDLKVKVKDEKNVGDVKANDDNDDNDDFQLYNTPPKGNYGRRVRKPKKDDSYTNPSLSKMPKTKDPMKVNHLQKFDDELLHKVKAWLDDRKTDNSTTDLHTVQAKKEVLVRVVTRLTWIEDEEIDAFCHLLRKRISCYPKTYKNTHAAIGDCVLSDRIRRLHRDFIKDPAKFPVDEFKDYYMGAPHRYMPEWSTIDDVYMPVNINQKHWILCVARLQKYRIDVYDCDAYLYKNLDPYLKPFCDMIPYIFAKTITPGERVRYPNFNFEGPLQPMTYKRFPHPKVKTAAAKVGEVPRATESGDCGVFTLMYMEHLTANQPVHNVTSENMGFFRQKMAVRLFHQIMEP